The Afipia massiliensis genome has a segment encoding these proteins:
- a CDS encoding alpha-ketoacid dehydrogenase subunit beta, with the protein MAEVTLVEAVNLALARAMEDDPAVVVFGEDVGINGGVFRATVGLQQRFGSERVFDTPLAELLISGLCVGMAAQGLKPVGEIQFMGFIYPCIDQLVNHASRLRNRTQGRLSCPMVLRTPHGGGIRAPEHHSESTEAMLTHIPGLRVVIPSSPERAYGLLLAAIRDPDPVVFLEPTRIYRAAKGEVEDNGEALPLDVAFVLREGRDVTLISWGAMVKETLAAAETLDAEGISAEVIDLATLKPYDEDTLLGSVAKTGRCVIVHEAARTGGFGAEIAALIAERGLTSLLAPVTRVTGYDTVMPLPRLEQHYMPSVGRIVAAARKANEFS; encoded by the coding sequence ATGGCTGAAGTAACCCTGGTCGAAGCAGTCAACCTAGCGCTCGCCCGCGCGATGGAGGATGATCCCGCCGTCGTCGTGTTCGGCGAAGATGTCGGCATCAACGGCGGCGTCTTCCGCGCGACCGTCGGACTGCAGCAGCGTTTCGGATCGGAGCGCGTGTTCGATACGCCGCTTGCCGAGCTCCTCATCAGTGGGCTCTGTGTCGGCATGGCGGCACAAGGCTTGAAGCCGGTCGGCGAGATCCAGTTCATGGGATTCATCTATCCCTGCATCGATCAGCTAGTGAACCACGCCTCACGGCTGCGCAACCGCACACAAGGGCGGCTCAGCTGTCCGATGGTCCTGCGCACCCCGCATGGCGGCGGGATTCGCGCTCCCGAGCATCACTCAGAGAGCACCGAGGCCATGCTCACGCATATTCCGGGCCTGCGCGTGGTCATACCATCCTCGCCGGAGCGCGCTTACGGCCTGCTGCTCGCCGCCATTCGCGATCCCGATCCGGTTGTGTTCCTGGAACCGACACGCATCTATCGCGCAGCGAAAGGCGAGGTGGAAGACAACGGCGAGGCCCTGCCGCTCGATGTCGCCTTTGTTCTCAGGGAAGGCCGGGACGTGACCCTGATCAGTTGGGGCGCGATGGTGAAGGAGACGTTGGCGGCTGCCGAGACGCTCGACGCCGAAGGCATCAGTGCAGAGGTTATCGACCTTGCGACTCTCAAGCCCTATGACGAAGACACCCTGCTAGGCTCGGTGGCAAAAACCGGACGCTGCGTGATCGTGCACGAGGCTGCACGTACCGGCGGCTTCGGCGCCGAAATCGCCGCGCTCATTGCCGAGCGCGGGCTGACGTCCCTTCTCGCCCCCGTCACCCGCGTCACGGGTTACGATACGGTCATGCCGCTGCCGCGGCTTGAGCAGCATTATATGCCGTCGGTCGGCCGTATTGTAGCCGCAGCGCGCAAGGCTAACGAGTTCAGTTAA
- the rocD gene encoding ornithine--oxo-acid transaminase: MSDLANLEARFGASNYAPLPVTIVRSNGVYVWDESGRRYIDMMGAYSAASFGHCHPRLVQALTEQARQLDTVSRAYFSDRLGPFLARACTLTGMDLALPMNSGAEAVETALKAARKWAYKVKGVPGDRAEIIAAEGNFHGRTISIVGFSSVAQYRDGYGPFPPGFRLVPFGDAAALKAAITPNTAAFLVEPIQGEGGINVPPPGYLAEAGRICRANNVLLLCDEIQSGLGRTGRLLACQHDGVKPDGLMLGKALGGGLLPVSLFLARREVMAVFTPGDHGSTFGGNPIAAAVGLAALETLIDEGLIERAATVGAHLLNRLASIKNPIIRDVRGRGLFAGVELDRDFASAGAVAARLLRAGVLTKDTHRNTIRFAPPLIIDQAQVDWAVDRLTEVLEDVAKTDTLLRQ, encoded by the coding sequence ATGAGTGATCTCGCCAACCTCGAAGCCCGTTTCGGAGCATCCAACTATGCGCCGTTGCCGGTCACGATCGTCCGCAGCAACGGAGTTTATGTATGGGATGAGAGCGGGCGACGTTACATCGATATGATGGGGGCGTACTCAGCGGCCAGCTTCGGCCATTGCCATCCGCGTCTCGTTCAAGCACTCACCGAACAGGCCCGGCAGCTCGACACGGTATCCCGCGCCTATTTCAGCGATCGATTAGGGCCCTTCCTAGCGCGGGCCTGCACCCTGACCGGCATGGATCTGGCGCTGCCGATGAACAGCGGCGCGGAAGCGGTGGAGACTGCGCTCAAGGCTGCGCGCAAATGGGCCTACAAGGTCAAGGGCGTGCCGGGCGATCGGGCCGAGATCATTGCAGCAGAGGGCAATTTTCACGGCCGGACGATTTCCATCGTCGGCTTTTCATCCGTTGCCCAGTATCGCGATGGTTATGGGCCATTCCCGCCCGGCTTCAGACTCGTTCCGTTCGGTGACGCAGCCGCGCTAAAAGCCGCGATCACACCGAACACTGCGGCCTTTCTGGTTGAGCCGATACAGGGGGAAGGCGGCATCAACGTGCCGCCGCCGGGTTACCTCGCGGAAGCCGGGCGCATCTGCCGTGCAAACAACGTGCTGCTGCTTTGCGACGAGATCCAGTCTGGCTTGGGACGCACCGGCCGGCTCCTTGCCTGTCAGCATGATGGAGTAAAGCCTGACGGTTTGATGCTTGGCAAAGCGCTCGGCGGCGGACTCTTGCCAGTGTCGCTGTTTCTCGCGCGTCGCGAGGTGATGGCGGTTTTCACGCCGGGAGATCACGGCAGCACGTTCGGTGGAAATCCGATCGCTGCTGCGGTCGGATTGGCCGCTCTTGAAACGCTGATTGACGAGGGATTGATCGAGCGGGCTGCGACTGTCGGCGCCCATCTTCTGAATCGGCTCGCTTCGATTAAGAACCCGATCATCCGCGATGTGCGAGGCCGCGGTCTGTTCGCGGGGGTTGAACTGGATCGTGACTTTGCGAGTGCGGGTGCAGTGGCCGCGCGCCTGTTACGCGCGGGCGTGCTGACCAAGGATACTCACCGCAACACGATACGCTTTGCTCCGCCCTTGATCATCGATCAAGCGCAAGTTGACTGGGCGGTGGATCGGCTCACCGAAGTTCTGGAGGACGTCGCCAAAACGGATACTCTTCTCAGGCAATGA
- a CDS encoding GYD domain-containing protein → MVTYVVLAKFTDQGIRTAKESPKRADAFKQLAKTFGVTVKDIFWTQGRYDVVTIVEAPDEASAMSLSLSLGALGNVRTESLRAFSAADMTAIVGKMV, encoded by the coding sequence ATGGTAACGTATGTCGTGCTTGCCAAGTTCACCGATCAAGGAATCCGCACCGCAAAGGAGTCTCCAAAGCGGGCAGATGCCTTCAAGCAATTAGCGAAGACGTTTGGAGTGACCGTGAAGGACATCTTCTGGACGCAGGGGCGGTATGACGTCGTGACAATCGTCGAAGCGCCAGATGAGGCTTCCGCCATGTCGCTTAGCTTGAGTCTTGGCGCACTTGGCAACGTCCGCACCGAATCGTTGCGAGCCTTCTCGGCTGCGGACATGACGGCGATCGTCGGCAAGATGGTCTGA
- the pdhA gene encoding pyruvate dehydrogenase (acetyl-transferring) E1 component subunit alpha: MIASGRADEQLPVIARFEVRYRNYLAPDGAINRKLPAFASDTRLLVTLYRAMVLVRAFDLKAVALQRTGRLGTYAASLGQEAVSVGVASAMREEDVLLPSYRDNAALIWRGVKLEDILLFWGGDERGNRFSGPVQDFPFCIPVGSQAPQAAGVAYAFKLRKEPRVAVCLFGDGATSKGDVWEAMNFAGVHRLPVVFVVTNNQWAISVPLRLQTASETLAQKAIAAGFIGEQVDGNDVVAMHAAAEAAIDAARNGQGPHFIEAVTYRLGDHTTADDAARYRPTEEVQARWKEEPIARLRSFLAGQNVWSKTEEERLAAECQQRIDAAVERYLAVEPRAPETMFDHLYAKLPKAYAAQRRELEGGS, encoded by the coding sequence ATGATCGCAAGCGGGCGCGCAGACGAACAACTCCCGGTGATCGCGCGTTTCGAGGTGCGGTACCGCAACTATCTCGCGCCGGATGGTGCGATCAACCGGAAACTCCCTGCCTTCGCCTCCGATACCCGCCTGCTTGTCACGCTTTATCGGGCAATGGTGCTGGTCCGTGCTTTCGACCTCAAGGCCGTGGCGTTGCAACGTACCGGCCGGCTCGGGACCTATGCCGCATCGCTTGGCCAGGAGGCTGTGTCGGTTGGCGTCGCCAGTGCCATGCGTGAGGAGGACGTGCTGCTCCCCTCCTATCGCGACAATGCTGCGTTGATCTGGCGCGGCGTCAAGCTGGAAGATATCCTGCTGTTTTGGGGGGGCGACGAGCGGGGCAACCGCTTCTCCGGGCCGGTCCAGGATTTCCCGTTCTGCATTCCCGTCGGATCGCAGGCACCGCAAGCCGCCGGTGTCGCCTATGCCTTCAAGCTGCGCAAGGAGCCGCGAGTCGCCGTATGTCTGTTCGGTGATGGTGCAACCTCGAAGGGCGACGTTTGGGAGGCGATGAACTTCGCGGGCGTGCACAGGCTGCCGGTCGTGTTCGTTGTCACCAACAATCAGTGGGCTATTTCCGTGCCGCTGCGGCTGCAGACCGCATCCGAAACGCTGGCGCAAAAGGCGATCGCCGCGGGTTTCATCGGCGAGCAGGTGGATGGCAATGACGTCGTGGCCATGCACGCAGCCGCCGAAGCCGCGATCGACGCAGCCCGAAATGGACAAGGCCCCCACTTTATCGAGGCGGTTACCTACCGGCTCGGCGATCATACGACCGCAGATGACGCGGCGCGTTACCGTCCGACCGAAGAGGTCCAGGCGCGCTGGAAGGAGGAGCCGATCGCGCGGCTGAGATCATTTCTCGCCGGCCAGAATGTGTGGAGCAAGACGGAAGAAGAGCGGCTTGCCGCCGAATGCCAGCAGCGCATTGACGCCGCGGTCGAGCGCTATCTGGCTGTGGAGCCACGGGCACCCGAGACCATGTTCGATCACCTCTATGCCAAGCTGCCGAAGGCCTATGCCGCACAGCGCCGCGAACTCGAAGGGGGCAGCTGA
- a CDS encoding dihydrolipoamide acetyltransferase family protein gives MRQFLLPDLGEGLEEAEIVTWHVNEGDHVVTDQPLVSVETDKAVVEVPSPQSGRIAHLFGATGDLVKVGAPLVEFAEGAEQDTGTVVGQLDTSEKRDISTKIPAAPATGRMVQVLPAVRALARKLDVDLNAVQATGSGGTITRADVERASKSLAEAGPAETLRGMRRAMAQRMAAAHAEVVPATVTDDADIHEWRKDEDASVRLMRAIAAACKAEPALNAWYNSGAGARRLVKRIDIGIAIDTEGGLIVPVMRNVAERDARDLRAGLDRLRTDAVARSIPPEELRGATITLSNFGMIGGRFANLVVVPPQVAIVGAGRITQLVVAHHGQPAVRRMLPLSLTFDHRVVTGGEAARFLVALRSDLELAS, from the coding sequence ATGCGACAGTTCTTGTTGCCGGATCTTGGCGAGGGTCTCGAAGAGGCTGAAATCGTGACATGGCATGTGAACGAAGGGGATCACGTGGTTACGGATCAGCCGCTCGTTTCCGTCGAGACCGACAAGGCCGTGGTCGAGGTGCCATCGCCACAGAGCGGTCGCATCGCGCACCTGTTTGGCGCCACCGGTGACCTAGTGAAAGTTGGCGCCCCCTTGGTCGAGTTTGCCGAGGGCGCGGAGCAGGATACCGGCACTGTGGTCGGTCAACTCGACACCAGCGAGAAGCGAGATATATCAACCAAAATCCCGGCCGCGCCCGCGACAGGCCGAATGGTTCAGGTGCTTCCGGCAGTGCGCGCCCTCGCACGAAAGCTCGACGTCGATCTCAACGCTGTACAGGCCACAGGATCCGGCGGCACCATCACGCGGGCTGACGTCGAGCGGGCCTCGAAAAGTCTCGCAGAGGCAGGACCGGCCGAGACCTTGCGCGGGATGCGGCGCGCGATGGCCCAGCGTATGGCTGCGGCACATGCCGAAGTCGTTCCCGCCACGGTCACCGACGACGCCGATATCCACGAATGGCGAAAGGATGAAGATGCGAGTGTCCGGCTGATGCGCGCGATTGCGGCAGCCTGCAAGGCGGAGCCCGCGCTCAATGCCTGGTACAATTCCGGCGCGGGCGCGCGGCGTCTGGTCAAGCGCATCGATATTGGCATCGCGATCGATACCGAGGGCGGCCTCATCGTGCCGGTCATGCGCAATGTCGCCGAGCGCGACGCAAGGGACCTGCGAGCCGGCCTCGACAGGCTGCGCACCGACGCGGTCGCGCGCTCAATTCCGCCGGAAGAGCTCCGGGGCGCAACCATCACGTTGTCGAACTTCGGCATGATCGGCGGCCGCTTCGCCAATCTCGTGGTCGTGCCACCACAGGTGGCGATCGTCGGTGCTGGGCGAATTACCCAGCTGGTGGTGGCGCATCACGGCCAACCGGCGGTCCGGCGCATGCTGCCATTGTCACTCACGTTCGATCATCGCGTTGTGACAGGCGGCGAGGCCGCTCGCTTTCTGGTGGCGCTAAGGTCGGATCTTGAGCTGGCTTCCTAG
- a CDS encoding arginase family protein: MLNDLCTIDISPIVAVARTARWTAGMTRRLAADDDQFVVIGGDHSCAITWSGMSDALRKDGLLGLVWIDAHMIRTRAANDT, translated from the coding sequence ATGCTGAACGACCTATGTACGATTGATATCTCGCCGATTGTGGCCGTTGCCCGGACGGCTCGCTGGACGGCCGGCATGACTCGTCGGTTGGCCGCCGACGACGATCAGTTCGTCGTGATCGGTGGCGATCATTCTTGCGCAATCACGTGGAGCGGGATGTCTGACGCACTGCGAAAAGACGGATTGCTTGGTTTGGTGTGGATTGATGCACACATGATACGCACACGTGCCGCGAACGACACATAG
- a CDS encoding efflux RND transporter permease subunit, whose product MIARLIAWSARNLLLVFFGAGFAAAAGVYALAHLPLDAIPDLSDTQVIVYTEYPGQAPQVIEDQVTYPLTTAMLTVPRSKVVRGFSFFGVSFVYVIFEDGTDIYWARSRVLEFLNGAASRLPSGVTPTMGPDATGVGWVYQYAVMSKELNLSDTRAIQDWNLKFALAKAEGVAEVASVGGFVKQYNVILDPQRMRDLGITMQKMRDAIRASNADVGGRTVELSEFEYVIRGKGYLKGINDLGNIVLKTSGGTPVLLRDVARVELGPDERRGITELNGEGEVASGIVLQRFGVNALDVIDNVKKRFREIASSLPKSVEIVPVYDRSELINAAIATLKHTLLEESVVVALVCIVFLLHVRSALVAIIMLPVGVLMAFGAMKLLGIGSNIMSLGGIAIAIGAMVDAAIVMIENAHKHLERAEPGRSRIDILIEAASEVGPALFFSLLIITVSFMPIFTLESQEGRLFSPLAFTKTFAMAAAALLSITLVPAMMVICVRGRIIPEHKNPINRFLIWIYRPVIKTVMRAKTLVILMSLGVLAVTVWPARQLGTEFMPNLNEGTLLYMPTTLPGISVTKAGELLQTQDRIIRSFPEVTSVYGKAGRALTATDPAPSEMFETVINLKPKEEWRPGVTIDSLTTEMDRALQFPGVSNAWTMPIKARIDMLSTGIRTPVGVKVIGTDLIEIDKLAKQVEQVLKAVPGTSSAYAERGIGGYYLDVTPDRAALARYGIMIQDVQDVIGTALGGQTVTTTVEGRQRFSVNMRYPRDLRDSPQAIANDVLVPMPAGGAVPLGEVAKVAPSRGPTSIRTENGQLAVYIYVDIRDRDLGGYVTDAQQAVKASIQFPPGSYVVWSGQYEYLERATARLKIVVPVTLLIIFLLLYLNFRSVTDTMIVMLSLPFALVGGIWLMWWLGFNLSVAVVVGFIALAGVAAETGVVMLIYLNQALAEIKARRDAEGRELTRHDLYDAVMEGAVERVRPKMMTVVAIMAGLLPIMWSTGAGSEIMQRIAVPMIGGMISSTLLTLIVIPAIYGLIKEAGLEKAHPVAAVN is encoded by the coding sequence ATGATCGCCCGCCTGATTGCCTGGTCGGCGCGTAACCTGTTGCTGGTGTTCTTTGGCGCCGGATTTGCGGCGGCTGCGGGAGTCTACGCCCTCGCACACTTGCCGCTCGATGCGATTCCGGATCTCTCCGACACGCAGGTGATCGTCTACACCGAGTATCCCGGACAGGCCCCGCAGGTGATCGAGGATCAGGTCACCTATCCGCTGACCACAGCGATGCTGACCGTGCCAAGGTCAAAGGTCGTGCGCGGTTTTTCCTTCTTCGGGGTGTCGTTCGTCTACGTCATCTTCGAGGACGGTACCGATATCTACTGGGCGCGTTCGCGTGTTCTTGAATTTCTCAACGGCGCGGCATCGCGGTTGCCGTCTGGCGTAACGCCGACGATGGGGCCGGACGCTACCGGTGTGGGTTGGGTTTACCAATATGCGGTGATGTCGAAGGAATTGAACCTCTCCGACACACGCGCGATTCAGGACTGGAACCTGAAATTTGCGCTCGCCAAAGCCGAAGGCGTAGCTGAGGTGGCGAGCGTCGGCGGATTCGTCAAGCAATACAACGTCATTCTCGATCCGCAGCGCATGCGTGATCTCGGCATCACCATGCAGAAGATGCGCGATGCGATCCGCGCCAGCAACGCTGATGTCGGCGGCCGCACCGTCGAACTCTCGGAGTTCGAATATGTCATCCGCGGTAAAGGTTATCTGAAAGGTATCAATGACCTTGGCAACATCGTCCTCAAGACCAGTGGCGGCACACCGGTCCTGCTGCGCGATGTCGCCCGGGTCGAACTCGGTCCGGACGAGCGGCGTGGAATTACCGAACTCAACGGAGAGGGCGAGGTCGCCAGCGGCATCGTGCTGCAACGGTTCGGGGTCAACGCCCTCGATGTCATCGACAACGTCAAGAAACGCTTCAGGGAGATTGCCAGCAGCTTGCCCAAATCGGTCGAGATCGTCCCGGTCTATGACCGCTCCGAGTTGATTAATGCGGCCATCGCCACACTCAAGCATACGTTGCTTGAGGAGAGCGTGGTCGTAGCACTGGTCTGCATCGTCTTCCTGCTGCATGTCCGCAGCGCCTTGGTGGCTATCATCATGCTGCCGGTCGGCGTGCTGATGGCGTTCGGCGCGATGAAGCTGCTCGGTATCGGCTCCAACATCATGAGTCTCGGCGGCATTGCCATCGCCATCGGCGCCATGGTCGACGCGGCTATCGTTATGATCGAAAACGCCCACAAACACCTTGAACGGGCCGAGCCCGGACGCTCGCGGATCGATATCCTGATCGAGGCCGCCTCCGAGGTCGGTCCGGCGCTGTTCTTCAGTCTGCTGATCATCACCGTCTCGTTCATGCCGATTTTCACGCTGGAATCGCAGGAAGGCCGGCTGTTCAGCCCCTTGGCATTCACCAAGACGTTTGCGATGGCGGCGGCAGCTTTGCTGTCGATCACGCTGGTGCCCGCTATGATGGTGATTTGCGTTCGTGGCCGGATCATCCCGGAGCACAAGAATCCGATCAACCGATTCCTGATCTGGATTTATCGGCCGGTGATCAAGACCGTGATGCGCGCCAAAACATTGGTGATCCTTATGTCGCTTGGCGTGCTTGCCGTGACCGTGTGGCCCGCGCGGCAACTTGGCACCGAGTTCATGCCGAACCTGAACGAAGGCACGCTGCTCTACATGCCGACGACGCTGCCCGGCATTTCGGTTACCAAGGCGGGCGAACTCCTGCAGACGCAGGACAGGATTATCAGGTCATTTCCGGAAGTGACGTCGGTTTATGGAAAGGCCGGACGCGCATTGACCGCCACCGATCCTGCGCCGTCCGAGATGTTCGAAACTGTGATCAATCTGAAGCCGAAGGAGGAATGGCGGCCCGGCGTCACCATCGACAGCCTGACCACCGAGATGGACCGCGCGTTGCAATTCCCCGGCGTCTCAAACGCCTGGACCATGCCGATCAAGGCGCGCATCGACATGCTGTCGACCGGCATCCGGACGCCGGTCGGGGTCAAGGTGATTGGCACCGATCTGATCGAGATCGACAAGCTGGCGAAGCAGGTCGAGCAAGTCCTGAAAGCTGTACCCGGAACATCGTCGGCGTATGCCGAGCGGGGCATCGGCGGATACTATCTCGATGTAACTCCGGATCGGGCGGCTTTGGCGCGCTACGGCATCATGATTCAGGACGTCCAGGACGTCATCGGGACCGCGCTTGGCGGCCAGACCGTGACGACGACAGTGGAGGGCCGTCAGCGGTTCAGCGTCAACATGCGTTATCCTCGCGACTTGCGTGACAGTCCGCAGGCCATCGCCAACGATGTTCTGGTGCCGATGCCGGCCGGCGGCGCGGTACCTCTCGGCGAGGTCGCCAAGGTTGCGCCGTCACGCGGCCCGACCTCGATCCGCACCGAGAACGGCCAGTTGGCCGTTTACATCTACGTCGATATTCGTGATCGCGATCTCGGTGGTTATGTGACTGACGCGCAGCAGGCAGTGAAGGCGAGCATCCAGTTCCCGCCGGGCTCTTACGTGGTCTGGAGCGGGCAGTACGAATATCTCGAGCGCGCAACTGCGCGCCTGAAGATTGTGGTGCCGGTCACGCTGCTGATCATCTTCCTGCTGCTGTATCTCAACTTCCGCTCGGTCACGGATACGATGATTGTGATGCTGTCGCTGCCGTTCGCGCTGGTCGGCGGCATCTGGCTGATGTGGTGGCTGGGTTTCAACCTGTCGGTGGCCGTCGTGGTCGGCTTCATCGCGCTGGCGGGCGTGGCCGCCGAAACCGGCGTCGTGATGCTGATCTACCTCAATCAGGCGCTGGCGGAAATCAAGGCGCGACGCGATGCCGAAGGACGAGAGCTGACTCGCCACGACCTTTATGATGCTGTCATGGAAGGCGCTGTCGAACGGGTGCGACCCAAGATGATGACGGTGGTCGCCATAATGGCGGGGCTGCTGCCGATCATGTGGAGTACCGGCGCCGGCTCCGAGATCATGCAGCGCATCGCCGTGCCGATGATCGGCGGCATGATCTCATCGACGCTGCTGACACTGATCGTGATTCCGGCGATCTACGGATTGATTAAAGAGGCGGGCCTTGAGAAAGCGCACCCGGTGGCGGCTGTGAATTGA